From Plasmodium cynomolgi strain B DNA, chromosome 9, whole genome shotgun sequence:
ggaggggaaacgaaaggttttaaaatatttgtaagTCGCAGGACATGTAACTGtggctcctttttttttttttcctttctgcGCGCTTGGGGACTTCATAGAGCACCCAGCCAAAGGGATTTACAAACACCTGGCCATCCGGCACGATAGCATTCctataaatgaatatatatccCTACATGTGTAAGCATGTACCCCTCTTGGGGACCTCCCAACAGAGGAATTGAAAACATTTTGATTTTGTCACTCCACAAGAGGAAGCCTTGCCTGGTGGCCCAATTGAAAGATTCGCAAGAAAGAACTAAATCGGGAAAGTGAACGAGAGAAGGGGACAGACGGTACATCATACACCACTTTTCCAGAAAGCGGCGTACCCtcacttccatttttcccttacATTTTCGAGCAACTCACATAAAAGAGGTTATAAAGGACACATCTGAGGGGTACTATTTCTCACTGCCAAAGATGAGGAAGGTTAATTTGGTTACGCATTTTACacagagaaacaaaaaagggaataaaaaaagacccCTCATACTACaatgtgttaaaaaaaaaaaaaatgatgaacttttaaaatttgcgATGATTTAATTGGGTggagggggcaaaaaaaaaaaaaaacaaaaggatataatgaattaaaataaagGGGAACCAAAATGAAAGCTCATGCGGAGATGTGGTGCGCGTTCACTGAGTCCATGGTAGCCGTGGTGGCGTGGTGACCGGCGACTGCCTCACAGGAGAGGCTGCACAAGGTCGGCGTTCCGTGGGCTCTTGTAAGCGCGTGCGCTCCGCTTCTTCTTAAGGTAAATGGTGAGAATTAATAAAAGGATAAGGATAATCACCAggatgacgaaaaaaaacaggacaTACAGACCCTTTAGGTACTCTgcgaggaggggggggaagcacacacgtacatgtgcatgtgcatgtgccaTATGTGTATACGTTTTTTCACACATATGCGCACACAAAATTATGCGCGCGGAGAGGGGAGGGAGGGGGAGCCAACTAGAGGCTGGCCCCTCGGAGAAAGTTATCCCTACCTtctttaattaaaaaacaacCAAAAATGTAATTGTTCACACTTATGATTATCATCGTAACCAACtcgaaaaaggcaaaggctGACgtgatattttcattattcttCACGCTATAGAGTGTtggggggggtgaaaaaggcaaacgTGATGAGGTCTAAGGGTGATCTGGGGGCACATAGGAAGTAGGTGCACATAGGAAGTAGGTGCCCATAGGAAGTAGGTACGGATAGGAAGTAGGTTCCCATAGGAAGTACTCTCGCGTAAAAACGCCCCCTCCAACGTACCACATATGAGTGGGGATCTGGGAAATGATAACCGTGGGGATGATCGACTCGCTGATGCCTGTtcgggagggaaaaaaataaaaaaataaaaaaataaataaataaataaataaataaataaataaaataaaataaaaaaataaaataaagtaaaaaaaatgcccattTCGCCAAGGCGCTtatcaaaagggggacacgAAAGGGAAAGCTTTCCCCAAAGGGACACTCGCTATGTTTGCCATCCGGGACAGACTAATTCTACGCTTCTCGGTTTGCCTCTCTTTTTAACCTATGAGGTTGAAGAAGAGAAAGGCGAGGGCTTCCGAATCTGAAAGTGGTGAGTGAAGGTGCGATGTGCAGGTGATGGTACGATGTGCAGGTGATGGTACGATGTGCAGGTGACGATGCGAAGTGGAGGTggcggggggaaaaaaaaaaaatgcagcggTACGCCACTCTCTGCTTCAGTCCACTGCTTACTCAGGTTAAACTTGTAGCAATATATGGACCCCGATATGGCCACCAAGATGAAGGACGAGGAGCACAACAGCAGGGACAAAAACGATCCTATGTTGTCCACGATGTAgccagaaaaaggaatagcGATAAGCGAAACGAACGTCATGATGATGGTGTATATATTGGATACATAAATGTTGATGTTAAACACAAACAggtaaatgtaaaaaaagtaattaataaaaatgtgcataatggataacaaaaaagcatagataaaaatgaagaagaaaaaataaaatgtgaaggaggagcagaaattttttatcccttGGTAGATatccaaaattttgattttcatTTGGTCGCTTTTCACGTGGCCGCTTTTCACGTGGCCGCTTTTCACCTGGCCGCTTTTCACCTGGCCGTTCCTTTCATCTGCTCTACTGAGGAAGGAAGCTCCCGAGTCGCCCCCATCGTCAGACAACTCCCACTCGTCATAGTAGTCTACATTTCTGTTACACTCTTCATCGTAATTTGGGATTAATAAAACGTTCCTCCTTTGTTCTTCCCTCTCTTGGGGGTCCACGCTTTCTTCCCTGCAGAGTTTCCCACCCTCCACATCGTCCGCTTCGTCCGCTCCGTCCGCTTCGTCCACTTCGTCCACATCGTCCGCTTCGTCCGCTCCTTTCGGGGTACTCTGATCATGGGATAGATGGGTGTGCACTTGTGCGTCCGCGCAggctgcttccccctccgGTTGGTCCAGAAAATGTACCGAGTCTCCCTTTGCCAACCTCCTCCCCTGCTTCTTCACGCAGCTGGGAATTTTGCCGCTCCTCTCCGTTTGCACGTTTCCCACCTCCCTACGAGCGGCGTTCATTTCTAGATGGCCCTGCGATTTCTCGTTGCTCAGCTGGTTAGCAGCAAACTGGGTAGCAGCAAACTGGGTAGCCGCAAACTGGTTAGCAGCAAACTGGTTAGCCTCTAACTGACCAGCCGCTAACCCATTCTTGGGAATTGCGCTTTCGCGTaggtcctcctcctcctccccctcctcatTGGGGCCTAAATTGGCCAGGCTGCTCAGGGACTCTATGCAGATTTTGTACGGCTTCATGGTGTAGCTGtggttcttcttcctgctgAAGGATGGAGTGCCCCGCTGGCTTACTTCGCCCCGTTGGTCTGCCTCGCCCAGTTGGATTACTTCGCCCCGTTGGTCAGGTTGGCCCCGTTCACCCCGCTGGCCCACTTCTCCACGCTCACCGCGTTCCCCGCGATCCCCGCGATCCCCGCTCGGGGTGCTCCTCTCCCCCGGTGGGTCCATCACCTTGTAAGTACTTTTCACCTCGAGGGTTTCATCCTCAATTTCCAAAATACGAAGTTTGTTCTTCCTAAATCTATTCACACGcaaataatcataaaaaattgatttatTCAAACTCATATACGCAGAAAAACTTATCCTGATATTATCATCTCTGCACATATCGATATGAACCAAAATATTATCTATGTCTTTGTCGACTGAATAAAGGTAGTATGTCTCCTTATGATAAAAACAGACATATTCatagttgtaaaaaatgctgTGTAGATTGACCCACAGCTTCTTCTGATAAAaccatttatatgtaaaaatcaAAATCATTAACAGGCCAAACATATCTATGACTAGAAATAGGATTATGTAGTCGCTGATTTCTGTGCTGTTGATATCGGTGGTGCTAACAGCCGTGTCGCTAACATCCATACCGCTAGCATCCATGCCGCTAGCATTCTTACCGCTAACATCCATGTCTGAGTTGTTGTTTGTGACTACGTAGTTGAGGGAGTGGGCGAAGAGCTTAAAGAGGCTGTTCATTAAGATGAGGAGCGATGTGATGACTCCTATGTTGACGTAGAAGATACAGTACATGATTCTCTTttggtatatttttatgtatccaCTGCATATGGAGCTGATGACAATGAACAGGTACAGGAACTTGAGGCACTTCCTTTCGTACGTGTACGGAGGCTCCTCGTCGCTGTCGCTGTTCCTCTTCTCTTTGTCCTGGTTGTCCCCATCGcggcttcctcccccctcgcCGATCCCCGTGAGCCCACCGCCAAGGATGAACTCCGCGGCGCTCCTCTGGAACAGCCCCACGCTGAGGAACTCCCCCGAGCTCAACCTATCCTGCAGGTTCctcttaaaataaaaattgatctccctctttttttgcagcaTATCATTTGGGGATGTTGTTCTCTCTGTGTCTGAGTAGCTCCCAGGAGATAACCTCTCAACCAGGGGCATCGTAACCCTCGACATGGTTGTGTCCACCCCGCTTGTCACTACACGCAAATCTGTATTCCTCATTTGAATATCACttagaaggagaaaaataataaagtgaGAGACCAAGTTGACGATGTAGAAGCTATTTACAACGTAGTTCTTTTTGGCTAGGTCGAATATCAGGATGAAAATGTAAGTCACTAAAGAGCTGCAGTAGATGAGTGATAGGATGTTACTGTATAGATAGATCGACTGACTATTTCGCTCCTTCGTTTCGAAGTAGGTGGGGTTCTGCATGGCTTCCCGAGAGACAGTCACAGGAGGGGTATTACCCAAGGGGGATGCATCGGACTCCCCAAACGGATCAGTCTCTACCCCTTTCCCCTTAGTTCcaccgcttcctccccccccggcGGGGAACCTCCACTCCTGATGAACCACATTTTCCAAGTCGATCTCGTTGCGCACCCCAGTCAGCATAAACAGGAAGggaaatacatttttaaatatatgcgTTGAGcaagagaagaaaaacacacatatCAACAGCAACAGTTTGTTCTTCCTGGAGAAGTACACGCTCGATATTTGGTACTCGGACATGGTGCTCTTCGTTTCGCAGGGGGGGAACGTTGGCAGGGGTGGCAGCGTTGGCCGACTTGGCAAGTACACTTCAGCGCGCGGTCGTGCACCCTCGGGAGCGGCCGAAGGTCCGGGTAGCAACACAAGCGGGGGGGTGATTGTGTGGGTGATTGTGTGAGTGACTGTGTGGGTGACTGTGTGGGTGATTGTGTGGGTGATTGTGTGGGTGATTGTGTGGGTGATTGTGTGGGTGATTGTGTGGGTGATTGTGTGGGTGATTGTGTATGTGCTTCCTCGCTTGCGTGCCTGCCTGCCTGTTGGCTCAAGACCGACCCCCCACTCGTACCATTTTTAGGGGCGCGGCGCCTTCTCTTCCACCTTTCCGGTTCGTCAGTTCGCCAATTGGCCGCTTCTTCGCCCCTGCTGCTTCGCTCGGCTCAATTCATGGTGCCGCCTTCAGCGCCTGCGTCGCTC
This genomic window contains:
- a CDS encoding hypothetical protein (putative) — translated: MQNPTYFETKERNSQSIYLYSNILSLIYCSSLVTYIFILIFDLAKKNYVVNSFYIVNLVSHFIIFLLLSDIQMRNTDLRVVTSGVDTTMSRVTMPLVERLSPGSYSDTERTTSPNDMLQKKREINFYFKRNLQDRLSSGEFLSVGLFQRSAAEFILGGGLTGIGEGGGSRDGDNQDKEKRNSDSDEEPPYTYERKCLKFLYLFIVISSICSGYIKIYQKRIMYCIFYVNIGVITSLLILMNSLFKLFAHSLNYVVTNNNSDMDVSGKNASGMDASGMDVSDTAVSTTDINSTEISDYIILFLVIDMFGLLMILIFTYKWFYQKKLWVNLHSIFYNYEYVCFYHKETYYLYSVDKDIDNILVHIDMCRDDNIRISFSAYMSLNKSIFYDYLRVNRFRKNKLRILEIEDETLEVKSTYKVMDPPGERSTPSGDRGDRGERGERGEVGQRGERGQPDQRGEVIQLGEADQRGEVSQRGTPSFSRKKNHSYTMKPYKICIESLSSLANLGPNEEGEEEEDLRESAIPKNGLAAGQLEANQFAANQFAATQFAATQFAANQLSNEKSQGHLEMNAARREVGNVQTERSGKIPSCVKKQGRRLAKGDSVHFLDQPEGEAACADAQVHTHLSHDQSTPKGADEADDVDEVDEADGADEADDVEGGKLCREESVDPQEREEQRRNVLLIPNYDEECNRNVDYYDEWELSDDGGDSGASFLSRADERNGQVKSGQVKSGHVKSGHVKSDQMKIKILDIYQGIKNFCSSFTFYFFFFIFIYAFLLSIMHIFINYFFYIYLFVFNINIYVSNIYTIIMTFVSLIAIPFSGYIVDNIGSFLSLLLCSSSFILVAISGSIYCYKFNLSISESIIPTVIISQIPTHMCVKNNENITSAFAFFELVTMIIISVNNYIFGCFLIKEEYLKGLYVLFFFVILVIILILLLILTIYLKKKRSARAYKSPRNADLVQPLL